Proteins found in one Rickettsiales bacterium genomic segment:
- a CDS encoding formimidoylglutamate deiminase, which produces MNQLFFTNLLLPEGWAENVLIETDNTGLITAVTANSGQPANGIDGHIGVAGMANLHSHAFQRAMAGLGEWASADRTDSFWTWREVMYRFVERLRPEDLQAIAAQLYVEMLEAGFTAVGEFHYLHHQTDGSAYENRTEMAQQVMNAAETTGIAQTLLPVFYAYSGFGGTPTQVAQKRFHNDPDAFLTLVETCRNALPNDRNTVGIAPHSLRAVTPETLNHVLNATPTGPVHIHIAEQVKEVDDCLSWSGARPVQWLYDHHAVDERWCLVHATHLDASELALMAKSKAVAGLCPITEANLGDGIFEGVDYAQVGGRWGIGSDSHIRIDLAEELRSYEYSQRLRDLGRNRLAGDNQATGRALFDAALTGGAQALGQAMGAIKVGNYCDIASLDENHPTLIGKRHDNWLNSWIFAGDKSCIRDVWVNGTKMVEQGRHKKREIISASFAKAMKHLTD; this is translated from the coding sequence ATGAACCAGCTGTTTTTTACAAATCTTTTACTGCCTGAAGGTTGGGCAGAAAATGTCCTTATCGAAACCGATAATACAGGCTTAATCACCGCCGTTACGGCCAATAGCGGCCAGCCTGCTAACGGTATTGATGGGCATATTGGCGTCGCAGGAATGGCGAATTTGCATAGTCATGCGTTTCAACGCGCCATGGCAGGCCTCGGCGAATGGGCAAGCGCCGATCGTACCGATAGCTTCTGGACATGGCGCGAAGTGATGTATCGCTTCGTCGAGCGCCTGCGCCCCGAGGATCTACAGGCCATCGCCGCACAACTTTATGTCGAGATGCTGGAGGCCGGATTTACGGCTGTCGGAGAGTTCCACTACCTGCACCATCAAACCGATGGCAGCGCTTATGAGAATCGTACAGAGATGGCGCAACAAGTGATGAATGCCGCCGAAACCACCGGCATAGCGCAAACTTTATTGCCGGTATTTTATGCCTATAGCGGCTTTGGTGGCACCCCGACACAAGTCGCGCAGAAACGCTTCCATAATGATCCTGATGCATTTTTAACATTAGTCGAAACGTGCCGTAACGCTCTGCCTAACGATCGAAATACCGTAGGCATTGCGCCGCATTCGCTACGTGCCGTCACCCCTGAAACGCTCAATCATGTGCTGAATGCTACTCCAACTGGCCCCGTCCATATCCATATCGCCGAACAAGTCAAAGAAGTGGATGATTGCCTTAGCTGGTCTGGCGCTCGCCCCGTGCAATGGCTTTATGATCATCACGCAGTTGATGAGCGCTGGTGCCTCGTCCATGCGACCCATTTGGATGCATCTGAACTAGCATTGATGGCAAAGAGTAAAGCCGTCGCAGGGCTATGCCCGATCACCGAAGCTAACTTAGGTGATGGCATCTTTGAGGGAGTGGATTACGCACAAGTAGGGGGCCGCTGGGGCATCGGTTCAGACAGCCATATCCGTATCGACTTAGCCGAAGAACTGCGCAGCTACGAATATAGCCAACGTTTGCGCGATCTAGGCCGCAATCGCCTCGCTGGGGATAATCAAGCGACGGGACGCGCACTGTTTGATGCGGCACTTACAGGTGGTGCACAAGCGCTCGGTCAGGCAATGGGCGCTATCAAGGTGGGAAACTATTGCGATATCGCCTCACTCGATGAGAACCACCCTACGCTTATTGGGAAGCGACACGATAATTGGCTCAATAGCTGGATTTTCGCAGGCGATAAATCCTGCATTCGTGATGTGTGGGTGAATGGCACAAAAATGGTCGAACAGGGTCGACACAAAAAACGGGAGATAATTAGCGCTTCCTTTGCAAAAGCGATGAAACACTTAACGGATTAG
- a CDS encoding YdiU family protein, with protein MSKKKTNGGWDFDHSYSRLSEALYTKVNPTPVREPRLVILNHALSVELGLDFKAVSNEEAAALFSGNELPNGAEPLSQAYAGHQFGHFTFLGDGRAHLLGEHITPANERFDIALKGSGRTPYGRRGDGRAALGPMLREYIMGEALHALGIATTRSLAVVTTGEPVYRETMLQGAVLTRVAASHVRVGTFEYLAAEGDKEGLKQLADYVIERHYPQARQAANPYLELLKSVMKVQAKLISEWMRVGFVHGVMNTDNMTICGETIDYGPCAMLDSYDVNKVFSSIDQMSRYAFGNQPHIAQWNLARFAETLLPLLHEEMEQSIAIAEETIRSFNELFKQEWLPMMRRKLGLFGDDAADAELIQEFLEWMQSNQADYTNSFRDLISETLPEGKLYGEASFKQWHAKWQKRLALNDKPISDAHELMRANNPVLIPRNHRVESALNAAEEVSDFSPLHELLAALSQPYAEQAKYAEFKNPPANSERVYQTFCGT; from the coding sequence ATGTCTAAAAAAAAGACAAATGGGGGTTGGGATTTTGATCATAGTTACTCCCGACTTTCGGAAGCCTTATATACAAAGGTAAATCCAACTCCTGTGCGCGAGCCGCGTTTGGTGATTTTGAATCATGCGTTATCGGTGGAATTAGGTTTGGATTTTAAGGCAGTTTCGAATGAAGAAGCGGCAGCACTATTTTCGGGCAATGAATTACCAAATGGCGCAGAGCCTTTATCGCAAGCGTATGCGGGACATCAGTTCGGGCACTTTACATTCTTAGGCGATGGTCGTGCGCATTTGCTGGGAGAGCATATTACGCCGGCCAATGAGCGTTTCGATATTGCATTAAAAGGGTCTGGCCGTACCCCTTACGGGCGGCGCGGTGATGGCCGCGCGGCACTTGGGCCGATGCTGCGAGAATACATTATGGGCGAGGCACTGCACGCGCTTGGCATTGCGACCACGCGCAGTTTAGCGGTCGTGACGACAGGCGAGCCCGTCTACCGCGAGACGATGTTACAAGGGGCGGTTCTCACACGTGTGGCGGCGAGTCATGTGCGTGTTGGTACGTTTGAATATCTCGCAGCTGAGGGCGACAAAGAGGGCTTGAAGCAGCTCGCAGATTATGTGATTGAACGTCATTACCCGCAGGCGAGGCAAGCGGCTAATCCATATCTGGAATTGTTGAAATCAGTCATGAAGGTGCAGGCAAAACTGATCAGCGAATGGATGCGTGTGGGCTTTGTTCACGGCGTCATGAATACCGATAATATGACGATTTGTGGCGAAACGATCGATTATGGACCCTGCGCGATGCTTGATAGTTATGATGTGAATAAGGTGTTTAGTTCGATTGATCAAATGAGTCGCTATGCCTTTGGCAATCAACCGCATATTGCGCAATGGAACCTAGCACGTTTTGCCGAAACACTTTTACCGTTACTGCATGAAGAGATGGAGCAATCTATTGCGATTGCCGAAGAGACGATTCGATCCTTCAATGAGCTATTCAAGCAAGAATGGCTGCCGATGATGCGCCGAAAGTTAGGGCTGTTTGGGGATGATGCGGCGGATGCTGAGTTGATTCAGGAGTTCTTAGAATGGATGCAAAGCAACCAAGCGGATTATACCAATAGCTTCCGCGATTTGATCTCTGAAACTCTCCCCGAAGGGAAGCTTTACGGGGAGGCTAGTTTTAAGCAATGGCACGCTAAATGGCAAAAGCGGTTAGCACTAAATGATAAGCCAATCAGCGATGCTCACGAGTTAATGCGCGCCAATAATCCCGTCTTGATCCCGCGTAACCATCGGGTTGAATCAGCGCTTAATGCCGCAGAGGAAGTATCTGATTTTTCACCCTTGCACGAGCTGCTCGCGGCCTTATCGCAGCCCTATGCAGAGCAAGCTAAATACGCCGAATTCAAGAATCCACCCGCGAATTCAGAGCGCGTGTATCAAACGTTCTGCGGCACCTAA
- the hutH gene encoding histidine ammonia-lyase — MTLTLTPGSVSLVQLEEIYRSDRLSVCLHEACIPAIENSAAIVAKAAAGDVPVYGVNTGFGKLASTRIAPEDTTKLQRNLILSHCSGVGEPLDAPVVRLIMVLKLISLGRGVSGVRLEITRQIEKMLERDVVPMIPAKGSVGASGDLAPLAHMAAVMMGEGEAFYEGQRLSGADALKAAGLEPVVLGAKEGLGLINGTQVSTALALIGLFDAWHLAQHSLVTGALSTDAAMGAAAPFRTEIHEFRGHKGQQDAASFLRHVLDGSEILTSHLQGDERVQDPYCIRCQPQVVGACVDLLRQVSKTLEIEANAATDNPLVFDDGTIVSGGNFHAEPVAFAADQIALAIAELGSIAQRRVALLVDPTLSFGLPAFLSPEPGVNSGYMIAEVTTAALMSENKQKASSCSVDSTPTSANQEDHVSMACHAAYRLISMNQNLAHIIGIELLTAVQGIEFRAPLQTSPTLRKIIDRLRRKIPTLAQDRYMANDLEEAAQIISSGELLAGLDVQGMLTL, encoded by the coding sequence ATGACATTAACCCTAACCCCCGGCTCCGTGAGTCTTGTACAGTTAGAGGAAATCTACCGTAGCGACAGGCTGTCCGTTTGCTTACATGAAGCCTGCATTCCGGCGATTGAAAATTCAGCGGCGATCGTTGCGAAAGCGGCGGCAGGTGACGTGCCTGTTTATGGCGTGAATACTGGATTCGGTAAATTAGCCAGCACGCGCATCGCGCCCGAAGATACGACGAAGCTGCAGCGTAATCTTATCCTCTCGCATTGCTCAGGTGTGGGGGAGCCGCTCGATGCACCGGTGGTACGGTTAATCATGGTGCTTAAACTTATCTCGCTAGGGCGTGGAGTTTCTGGTGTGCGATTGGAGATTACTCGACAAATTGAGAAAATGCTGGAGCGTGATGTCGTGCCGATGATTCCTGCTAAAGGGTCGGTCGGTGCCTCCGGCGACTTAGCGCCACTTGCGCATATGGCTGCTGTTATGATGGGCGAGGGCGAAGCGTTCTATGAAGGTCAGCGTTTATCCGGTGCGGATGCGCTGAAGGCTGCTGGTTTAGAGCCTGTAGTGCTGGGTGCAAAAGAAGGCTTGGGTCTGATTAACGGCACGCAAGTTTCGACTGCACTGGCGCTTATTGGCCTGTTCGATGCATGGCATTTGGCGCAACATTCTTTGGTGACGGGCGCGCTATCAACCGATGCGGCGATGGGTGCAGCGGCTCCCTTTAGAACCGAAATCCATGAGTTTCGTGGTCATAAAGGACAGCAAGATGCTGCCAGCTTCCTGCGTCATGTGTTGGACGGATCAGAGATTCTCACAAGTCATTTGCAGGGCGATGAGCGAGTGCAAGATCCGTATTGTATTCGTTGTCAACCGCAGGTGGTGGGAGCCTGCGTCGACCTGCTAAGGCAAGTCAGCAAAACGCTGGAAATTGAGGCGAATGCCGCCACCGATAATCCGCTCGTTTTTGATGATGGTACGATTGTATCGGGCGGTAACTTCCATGCAGAACCAGTGGCTTTTGCTGCTGATCAAATTGCGCTAGCGATAGCGGAATTAGGCTCAATCGCGCAACGTCGAGTCGCACTTTTGGTCGACCCTACTTTGAGCTTTGGTCTACCCGCATTCCTCAGCCCTGAACCGGGAGTGAATTCCGGCTATATGATTGCGGAGGTTACGACGGCGGCATTAATGTCTGAAAATAAACAAAAAGCCTCGTCTTGTTCGGTCGATTCAACCCCGACTTCAGCCAATCAGGAAGATCATGTTTCGATGGCGTGCCATGCAGCTTACCGGCTTATCAGTATGAATCAGAATCTCGCGCATATCATTGGTATCGAACTGCTCACAGCGGTTCAGGGGATTGAATTTCGCGCGCCATTGCAAACCAGTCCAACATTACGCAAAATCATTGATAGATTGCGCCGCAAAATCCCAACCTTGGCGCAAGATCGTTATATGGCGAATGATTTAGAGGAAGCGGCACAGATTATTTCCAGCGGTGAATTGCTCGCTGGTTTGGACGTGCAAGGAATGTTGACGCTATGA
- a CDS encoding autotransporter domain-containing protein: MKKIAYSLFVATAISTFSASTSAQMLVGASSINSTDVATAVGAVYLYDQNNGTLTNNAKIVGNGSGDSTIVATGVSNSILINSSQVRADGSNGIAVNSVKTIQNTGLIRSLSGTAIHVASGVSNITNEAGSTITSGGSHVIHVAAGTSNTTVTNRGIIEAKGNGGVAIAGARTISNSGTIRSLAGDAIRVAWATGTITNEVGGKIESHGIGGSAIVGATNITNFGEIKSLSGDTIELTQASNTNLITNETSGKIISNGDNRNTIDISSNVNSTILNNGTIEARGNQSTALNNARNIENFGLIRSLSGTAINVATGVSTLDNKVGGKIASGGAHTIHIADGMSNATLTNAGLVEARSANSIAIEGAKTITNSGTIRSLAGDAIRVSTNVSSITNAAGGKIIAKGTDATTIQVTSNVSGTTVINQGQIRHEATLGSAINSVETVTNSGLIRSLTGTAIRVSTGVSTITNEVGGKIASGGSHAIHVASNVSGTTIINNGLIEVSSANGIAIEGGQTITNSGTIRSLAGDAIHIASGVSSITNEAGGKIITLVSGKSAIDNSANSNTMTLNNAGEIRGDIRFGSGADVLNVTDGKIVGDIIGQGNNDTINFSATSFNTRGIFNNIGDINVNVGLLTLNHAINGNVNMSIANGATVLANHSTIGSNAVANNGVLEVTANNAPTLSGDYSQSATGRLRLHVNGNSNGVLNVDGTATLETGTSVDAIFESGLNIGNGEAYIVVDAGTLVTNPNDLNITSNNAFVSLIPSTVNDDLILTTMVASQSQAQSNLLLNAQIASPIQLQALAGGGAAGTNVTQSLAGFSGLMNELQVTDPTEFDRINSQFGELDGAATVQAINNIKPNAAAMAGATSAVFSTTTSGNNIVTSRLGHARAMRETQLAGGNFLHAFQDKKFGDDLQVWAQPFLSNVNRGAHKGVSGFDANSYGLLMGADIGISANTRIGASLGYGQTEVTLRSNGSDGADIDNYQASLYGTYMVNENFYLDGIVGLGFNEYETSETVGFLSTQTNADYDGMQYNARLGAGYDIHTPAGFVITPNAFVQYTHLSQEAYTTTGNGLNRHTQEMDTDSIVTSAGLKLAYPYTLEQGNLVPYIRGSYLHEGGDDEQTVTSTFVGGGSSFTTTSPSVSRDAVHLGGGIDFHSHSDVRVGANLDYTTRDDQNTLAGALRIRMPF; this comes from the coding sequence ATGAAAAAAATCGCTTACTCACTGTTTGTAGCCACCGCTATCTCTACTTTTTCCGCAAGCACCTCAGCACAAATGCTTGTTGGCGCTAGCAGCATAAACAGTACCGATGTCGCCACGGCGGTGGGTGCGGTTTACCTTTATGACCAGAATAACGGGACACTCACCAACAACGCAAAGATCGTAGGTAACGGTAGCGGCGACAGCACAATTGTTGCCACCGGAGTAAGCAACAGCATACTCATTAATAGCAGCCAAGTTCGTGCCGATGGCTCTAATGGCATTGCGGTAAATTCGGTTAAAACGATTCAGAACACAGGACTTATCCGCTCACTCTCCGGCACGGCAATTCATGTCGCTTCAGGGGTTAGCAACATTACAAATGAAGCAGGTAGCACAATCACCTCTGGTGGCTCACATGTGATTCATGTTGCGGCAGGCACGAGCAATACAACCGTCACAAATCGTGGCATTATTGAAGCAAAAGGCAATGGCGGAGTCGCCATTGCAGGCGCCAGAACCATTAGCAATTCCGGCACGATCCGTTCACTTGCAGGCGATGCTATTCGCGTCGCTTGGGCAACCGGTACGATCACCAATGAAGTCGGCGGGAAAATTGAATCACACGGCATTGGCGGCTCCGCCATTGTTGGGGCAACGAATATTACTAACTTCGGTGAGATTAAATCACTCTCCGGCGACACGATTGAACTCACTCAAGCCAGTAACACTAACCTCATTACAAACGAAACAAGCGGCAAAATCATTTCAAACGGTGATAACCGAAACACCATCGATATTTCTTCTAACGTAAATTCCACCATTCTTAATAACGGGACTATTGAAGCAAGAGGCAATCAATCGACCGCCCTTAATAATGCCCGAAATATTGAAAATTTCGGCCTTATTCGCTCCCTTTCCGGCACTGCGATTAACGTGGCCACGGGCGTTAGCACGCTCGACAATAAGGTAGGCGGCAAGATCGCCTCTGGCGGCGCACATACGATTCATATTGCTGACGGCATGAGCAACGCCACCCTTACAAACGCCGGCTTAGTTGAAGCAAGAAGCGCTAATAGCATTGCCATTGAAGGCGCAAAGACTATTACCAATTCTGGCACGATCCGCTCGCTTGCAGGCGATGCGATCCGCGTTTCAACGAACGTAAGTAGCATCACGAACGCAGCAGGTGGCAAAATTATTGCTAAAGGCACAGACGCTACAACCATTCAAGTAACTTCGAACGTGAGCGGCACTACGGTAATCAACCAAGGTCAAATCCGCCATGAAGCAACCTTAGGCTCCGCGATTAATTCTGTTGAAACGGTTACAAATTCAGGCCTCATCCGCTCACTTACAGGGACGGCAATTCGTGTTTCAACAGGTGTCAGTACGATCACGAATGAAGTCGGTGGAAAGATCGCTTCTGGCGGTTCACACGCGATTCATGTGGCCTCTAACGTGAGCGGAACAACCATCATCAATAACGGCTTAATTGAAGTTTCAAGCGCTAACGGTATCGCTATCGAAGGCGGTCAGACAATCACAAACTCCGGCACGATCCGCTCACTTGCAGGCGACGCAATCCATATCGCTTCGGGTGTAAGCTCGATTACCAATGAAGCGGGAGGGAAAATTATCACGCTTGTTTCCGGCAAGAGCGCAATTGATAACAGCGCCAACAGCAATACGATGACCCTCAATAATGCCGGTGAAATTCGCGGAGATATTCGTTTCGGTTCTGGCGCTGACGTGCTGAATGTAACGGACGGCAAGATCGTTGGTGATATTATCGGACAAGGGAATAACGATACGATCAACTTCTCAGCCACTAGCTTCAACACCCGTGGAATCTTCAATAACATCGGTGATATCAATGTTAATGTAGGCTTACTCACGCTCAACCACGCCATTAACGGCAATGTGAATATGAGCATCGCAAATGGGGCAACGGTTCTGGCAAATCACAGCACAATTGGCTCCAATGCGGTTGCCAATAATGGTGTTTTAGAAGTGACTGCTAATAACGCTCCCACCCTTAGCGGTGACTATAGCCAAAGCGCGACAGGCCGCTTGCGGCTGCATGTGAATGGCAATTCGAACGGCGTGTTAAATGTAGATGGCACCGCAACATTGGAGACGGGTACATCGGTTGATGCGATATTCGAATCTGGCTTAAATATCGGAAATGGTGAGGCTTATATCGTGGTCGATGCCGGCACCCTTGTGACCAACCCGAATGACTTAAACATTACCTCAAACAACGCTTTTGTGTCGCTCATTCCCTCTACCGTGAATGATGACCTTATTCTAACCACTATGGTCGCGAGCCAATCACAGGCACAAAGCAACCTCCTGCTCAATGCTCAAATTGCGAGTCCTATCCAGCTTCAAGCACTTGCGGGCGGAGGTGCGGCAGGCACTAACGTCACGCAATCTTTGGCTGGATTTTCCGGTTTGATGAATGAGTTGCAAGTCACAGATCCAACTGAATTTGACCGCATCAACTCGCAATTTGGCGAATTAGACGGCGCAGCGACTGTACAAGCGATTAACAATATCAAGCCCAATGCGGCAGCAATGGCAGGAGCGACTTCAGCGGTATTTAGCACGACGACTTCGGGCAATAATATTGTGACCTCGCGCCTTGGCCATGCACGTGCCATGCGCGAGACTCAACTAGCAGGCGGGAATTTCCTCCACGCCTTCCAGGACAAAAAATTTGGCGATGACCTGCAGGTTTGGGCACAACCCTTCCTCAGTAATGTGAATCGCGGCGCGCATAAGGGCGTCTCTGGTTTTGATGCAAATAGCTATGGCCTCTTGATGGGTGCCGATATTGGGATAAGCGCGAATACCCGCATCGGTGCTTCACTCGGATATGGCCAGACGGAAGTAACCTTACGTTCAAATGGCTCAGATGGCGCGGACATTGATAACTATCAAGCAAGCCTCTACGGAACCTACATGGTTAACGAGAACTTCTATCTTGATGGTATTGTCGGTCTCGGCTTTAACGAATATGAAACGAGCGAGACTGTTGGCTTCCTCAGCACACAAACCAATGCGGATTATGACGGTATGCAGTATAATGCACGCCTCGGTGCGGGATATGACATCCATACTCCAGCGGGTTTTGTCATTACGCCGAATGCTTTTGTCCAATACACACACCTCTCGCAAGAGGCTTATACGACTACCGGTAACGGCCTTAACCGTCATACGCAAGAGATGGATACGGATAGTATTGTGACCAGCGCCGGCCTAAAACTCGCCTACCCTTACACGCTAGAACAAGGCAACCTCGTGCCTTACATTCGCGGGAGTTACTTGCATGAAGGCGGTGATGATGAGCAGACGGTGACCTCAACCTTTGTCGGTGGTGGGAGCTCTTTCACGACGACTAGCCCCTCGGTTTCGCGTGATGCGGTTCACTTGGGTGGCGGTATTGACTTCCATTCACACTCGGATGTCCGCGTAGGAGCCAACCTTGATTACACCACGCGTGATGATCAAAATACGCTCGCCGGTGCACTGCGCATCAGAATGCCATTCTAG
- the hutI gene encoding imidazolonepropionase: MTNPESVETLFTHATLATMAGDAAYGLLRDAAIGVTQGKIVWIGDVAEAPPAQQVEDCAGKLITPALIDCHTHLVHGGNRAKEFELRLNGASYEEIARSGGGILSTVTKTRAASEDELVATALKRLDPLIAEGLGTIEIKSGYGLETQSELKMLRAARRLAKERRVRVKTTFLGAHALPPEFADRADDYIRFVCDEMLPAAHAEGLVDAVDGFCENIAFSPAQMERVFAKAQELGLPIKLHAEQLSDLGGAVMAAGKGALSVDHLEYLKPEDASILAENNTVAVLLPGAFYTLRETKLPPIEALRKAGVSLAIATDNNPGSSPISSLLLTMNMACTLFRLTPEEALAGCTRAAAQALGLQDEIGTLQVGKNAELAIWDVSEPAELIYPLGGSSLVKRVIGENR; the protein is encoded by the coding sequence ATGACAAACCCTGAATCTGTAGAAACATTATTCACGCACGCCACCCTCGCCACGATGGCCGGTGACGCTGCCTATGGTTTGCTGCGTGATGCGGCGATTGGGGTGACGCAGGGCAAGATCGTGTGGATCGGTGATGTGGCAGAGGCGCCCCCCGCGCAGCAAGTTGAAGACTGTGCCGGTAAGCTGATCACCCCCGCCTTGATCGATTGCCATACGCATCTGGTGCATGGCGGCAATCGTGCCAAAGAATTTGAATTACGTTTGAACGGTGCCTCTTATGAGGAAATCGCCCGTAGTGGTGGCGGCATCCTCTCGACCGTGACGAAAACCCGCGCCGCATCGGAAGATGAGCTCGTGGCCACGGCGCTAAAACGTCTGGATCCTCTGATTGCCGAGGGGCTTGGCACGATTGAGATAAAATCTGGCTATGGTTTGGAGACTCAGAGCGAGTTGAAAATGCTTCGCGCCGCCCGTCGATTGGCAAAGGAGCGCCGAGTTCGCGTTAAAACGACTTTCCTAGGCGCACATGCGCTGCCCCCGGAATTTGCGGATAGAGCCGATGATTACATTCGTTTCGTTTGCGACGAAATGCTGCCTGCCGCCCATGCGGAAGGTTTAGTCGATGCGGTGGATGGGTTTTGCGAGAATATCGCCTTTTCGCCTGCGCAGATGGAGCGTGTTTTTGCCAAAGCGCAGGAACTTGGGCTTCCTATTAAGCTACATGCCGAGCAGCTCTCGGATTTAGGCGGTGCCGTCATGGCTGCGGGTAAAGGTGCATTATCGGTCGACCATTTGGAATATTTGAAGCCGGAAGATGCTTCGATTTTGGCTGAAAATAATACAGTAGCCGTGTTGCTACCTGGCGCTTTTTATACCTTGCGTGAAACGAAATTACCGCCAATTGAGGCGTTGCGTAAAGCCGGTGTTTCCCTAGCGATTGCGACCGATAATAATCCCGGTTCATCGCCGATCTCATCGTTGCTTTTGACCATGAACATGGCCTGCACCTTATTTCGACTGACGCCAGAGGAAGCTTTAGCGGGTTGCACTCGTGCTGCCGCTCAAGCGCTCGGTTTGCAGGATGAGATCGGCACATTGCAAGTGGGTAAAAATGCAGAATTAGCGATTTGGGATGTGAGTGAACCAGCCGAGCTTATCTATCCGCTCGGTGGGAGCTCATTGGTAAAGCGCGTAATAGGAGAGAATCGATGA
- a CDS encoding O-antigen ligase family protein has protein sequence MNLTLAALTLALLQNSFTDAYWLPSSWPDYLGFVALCLLITLTHLLPWQKLTHRIAYYFLCGTIVLCSESLLAMIVWGAIGFAITAYYLLSIKIKKLDPTCYKRLLLCGTLIPIIYSLSCLMPDGYQALYGILTGTQPSDLQFYNSSSGTRVLFGAITWEALLANPSYWLTGAGWGHFTDALFAHPFIANVSNTPPNWAFTSGTAFHSHNNYLEALYSTGLIGLICFAALPFLAIRHNAPPTLIWAGTAWIGLSILLGAWFMLGICLPFFAIALAVSIPPKTTKVQTSAKSKYVLQTLLTLSAASFLYLAVTHYQDAHKGRTYMDAIKSGVPHARISAPNDHHRLWWVSLNFADYLNKKRDTRTLSFTTGKTDIAWFSEILYQLDNALPENSTKNTRLRSLRAHMINDLIVYYSGAHWNHLRAKARVNWHHVLWSSIKANPSRGDIAAPYYQYFLNQLNNAKEAKQEQYFGERILLLTETVLKEFPQDPTALWYSGKVLLLLSPNQQAKANARIEKAVQLGIEKRFYVSSH, from the coding sequence GTGAACTTAACACTCGCTGCCCTGACGCTGGCCCTACTACAAAACAGCTTCACCGACGCTTACTGGCTACCCTCCAGCTGGCCGGATTATCTGGGGTTCGTTGCTTTATGCTTACTCATTACTCTCACCCATTTACTCCCTTGGCAAAAACTAACGCACCGCATCGCCTATTATTTCCTGTGCGGCACCATCGTTTTATGCTCCGAGAGCCTGCTCGCCATGATCGTATGGGGTGCCATTGGATTTGCGATTACAGCCTATTACCTGCTCTCTATTAAGATCAAAAAACTTGATCCGACATGCTATAAGCGCTTACTGTTATGCGGCACGTTAATTCCGATTATTTACAGCCTCTCCTGCTTAATGCCAGATGGGTATCAAGCCCTCTATGGTATTTTAACCGGAACACAGCCAAGCGACCTGCAATTCTATAACAGCTCCAGCGGCACGCGCGTTTTATTCGGGGCTATCACATGGGAGGCACTCCTTGCCAATCCATCTTATTGGCTAACGGGCGCAGGCTGGGGGCATTTCACGGATGCACTTTTTGCACATCCGTTTATCGCAAATGTATCCAACACCCCGCCTAATTGGGCTTTCACCAGCGGCACGGCTTTTCATTCGCATAATAACTATCTGGAAGCACTCTATTCAACTGGCTTGATCGGTTTGATCTGTTTCGCGGCACTTCCCTTTTTGGCCATACGCCATAATGCACCCCCTACCCTTATATGGGCTGGAACGGCCTGGATAGGTCTCTCTATCCTTTTAGGTGCCTGGTTTATGTTAGGAATTTGTTTGCCCTTTTTTGCCATTGCACTCGCGGTTTCGATACCCCCTAAAACAACAAAAGTTCAAACTTCTGCAAAATCCAAATACGTACTCCAAACGCTTCTAACCCTAAGCGCTGCAAGCTTTTTATACTTAGCAGTCACTCACTATCAGGATGCGCATAAAGGCCGCACCTATATGGATGCGATTAAAAGCGGTGTTCCACACGCACGAATCAGCGCGCCCAATGATCATCATCGTTTATGGTGGGTTTCCTTAAATTTCGCTGATTACCTGAATAAAAAGCGCGATACTCGTACTCTTTCCTTTACGACGGGCAAAACCGACATCGCCTGGTTTAGTGAAATTTTATATCAACTCGATAATGCTCTGCCCGAAAATAGCACAAAAAATACACGGCTTCGTAGCCTGCGCGCGCATATGATTAATGATTTGATCGTGTATTACTCCGGCGCACATTGGAATCATTTGCGCGCCAAAGCGAGGGTCAATTGGCATCATGTTTTATGGTCCTCTATCAAAGCGAACCCCTCACGCGGAGATATCGCTGCCCCCTATTATCAGTATTTTCTCAATCAGTTAAATAACGCCAAAGAGGCCAAGCAAGAACAGTATTTTGGTGAACGCATCCTCCTCTTAACAGAAACGGTTTTGAAAGAATTTCCACAAGACCCTACCGCCCTATGGTATTCAGGCAAAGTGCTGTTACTCCTATCACCAAACCAGCAGGCAAAAGCAAATGCACGTATAGAGAAGGCGGTTCAGTTAGGTATCGAAAAGCGCTTTTATGTATCCTCACACTAG